The Rhizobium sp. BG4 genomic sequence ATGAAGAAGCCGATCTGCGCCGAATAGACCGCAAGCTGCGTCGGCTCGGTGTAGACGACGAAATCCGGCCGCTCGATTTCGCCGGCCTCGATGCGGGCGGCATAGTCCTTGATACCAGCGGAAATGCCTGTGCCCGGCTGGCCGCTCTCTTCGTCGCCGACAAAGGCAAAGGCGAGATCACCCTTCAGTCTGATGCCGGCCTTGTCGAGCAGCGACAGCGCCGCCAGCGACGCGCAGATCCCGGCCTTGAGATCGCCGGAGCCACGGCCCCAGATCTGGCCGTCGATGATCGGAGCGGCGAAGGGATCTTCACGCTCGGTACCGGCCCAATGCTCCCGCCAGCCATCGACGTGAACGGTGTCGGTGTGGCCGATGAACTGCAGCCGGTTGCCGCCACCGGCACCCTTGCGCTCGCCCCAGACATTCGGGCGGCCGGGAAGGAAATCGGCGGTCTTCACGTTCTCGACGCCGCGGGAGAGCATTTCGTCCCTCAGCAGCGAGACGACATTGGCCTCGTTGCCGGTGATGCTGTCGCGGCCGATCGCGGCGCGCAGCAGTCGGATGGCATCGTCGCGGTCGAGCGCTTCCCGCAGGCGCTTCGTCAGTTCGTCTGCGCTCATCGGGCGGCCTCCCTGAAATGCATGGTTTCCGCCGGCGGCAGAGACATCCGGCTATCGGGGGCATCAGCGCCGAACAGGGCATTGTGCAGATGGCCAAGACCGATCGCGATGGCGCCGACGATCGCCGCCTGCGCACCGAGCGCGCTCTTCTCGACCTCGACAGGGTAGGGGAAGCATTGCGGCAGGAATGTCCGCACGCGCTCGATCAGCTCGTCACGCAGGCCGATCGAGCCGCCAAGAATGACCTTCTGCGGGTTGGCGATCGCCGCGATGGCAGCAATGCCCTGCGCCACCAGCCTGGCGGTGTCGTCAAGCACGGTGGTGGCATCGCCGTCGCCGCCCGCTGCCTTCTCGAAAATCTCAGGCACCGTCGCGGCTTGGCCGGAAAGCGTCTGGTAGCGCTCGATAATGCCGAAGGAGGCCGCGACGCGCTCATAGGCGCCGGTCCGCAGCGATTCCGGCTCGAAGGGATTGGCACCGAAAGGCAGGAAGCCGAGCTCACCGGCAGCATTGCCGACGCCTCGCACCAGCTGGCCGTTGACCATCAAGCCGCCGCCGATGCCTGTGCCGACGGCGATATAGGCGAGATTGTCGATGCCCTGGCCCTGGCCGAGCCAGTTCTCGCCGATGACGCAGAGATTGACGTCGTTCTCAAGCGTCACATTGAAGCCGAGTGCCTTTTCGAGCGCGGACGCCACGTCCATGGCGTCGAAGCCGGGGATATTCGGAGCGAGAAGAATGCGGCCGGTCAATTTCTCCGGCGCCCCAGGCGCCCCGATCACCGCCATGCGAATCTTCTCTCTCGGGATATTTTGACGCGCAGCAGCCTGCCAGCAAAGATCGGCGATCTGATCGACGACAAACTGGCCGCCACGGCGATCGGTCGGTGCCACTTCTTCGGCGAAGACATGAAAGGCGAGATCGGCGATCGCCACCCGCACCTTGGTGCCGCCAAGGTCGACAGCTGCGATGAAGGCTGCATCGGGAATGAGTTCATAGGTCACGGCGCTGCGGCCGATATGGCCCGTCGTGCGTCCGGTCTCCTGGATCCAGCCATCGAGCTCAAGCTGACGGACGATCTCGGAGATCGTCTGCTTGGAAAGATTGGTCTGCTTGGCAATCGAAGCGCGCGAGATCGGCCCGCTCTGGATGATCGCTTCCATGACGGCGCGCTGGGAGAACTTTCTGGAGATGCGCTGAGTATCGCTCACGAGGTCCTCAATTAATTCGTTCTATGACCGAACAAAATCATAAAGGCAAAATGGAGTCAACGCGGCTGCGCGTGTATTTGCATGTTTGTTAAATCAGCGACGGCGCCGAGGCAGGGTGGAGGACTACCGGTTACGTTCGGCCTATAAGCTCTATCACCTGTTATCTCCGGCAAAATCGACCGATGAGATCTCCACCGACCAGTCGAGGTCGGCAGGCGACAGGTTGAGTGTGTCGAGGCCGCGATAGTGGTTGAGCGCGAAGCAGGTGCCGTAGACGGCCTTGGGCTCGATGATCTTGTAGCTGGTCAGGTAGTCGGCATAGGCCTCGACGCTGTAGCCAGGGCGTTTGGCGATGAGGCGGAAGCGGACGGCGTCCACCTGGCGGTCGGAGCCGTTGGTGATCTCGACGAAGACCGGCTTGGCGGGATCGGTGCAGCCTTGGGTTCCGGTGCTGGTGGCGCTCACCAGGCTCGCAGAGGTGTTGCGGCCGGACTGCTGGTAGTAGAGATAGGCTCCGATGCAGGCCACGGTGGCGATGATGATGGCAAGTGCCACGAGCGCGGGCCGGGGGAAGAGGAAGAAGAACACCACAAAAATCGCTATTGCGACTATCAGCAAGATCATCGGCCGCTCTCCCTTTCCCGTTGAGCTAATGCAGGCACCCTGCTTATGCAAGGCAGGGCGGCGGCGTCTGGTTTCGGGCGGATGGCAATTATGCGATATCATCGCGTGACGACGGAGGGATTCGATGAACGGTTTGGCCGACCTGATTGCCTGGATTATCGCGCAGGGACTTGCCGCCGATGATATCGATGCCTTGCTCGAAGGCCTTTCGCTGCGCCTGACTGAACAGGGATTTCCGCTGCTGCGCGCCTCGATCGCCATGCCATCCATCGATCCGAAGCATCGCGGCCTCTCGGTTGCCTGGTACCGGGACACCGGCATCTCCAAGGAGGCGCAGGAACATGGCGAAGAGGGTGAGGCGCTTTTCCGGCGCTCGCCGATTTCCTATCTGCTGCAGAACCAGCTGGAATTCATGCGCTGGAGCCTTCCGGCCAATGCCGAGACGCCGCCATTTCCGGTTCTGAAAGATCTCAGCGATCTCGGTGCCACCGATTTCGTCATCAAGATCACGCCCTTTCCTGGTGATACCGCTCTGGCAGGCGCCAGCTTCTCGATCGCCACCGATCAGCAAGGCGGCTTTACGGAGAGCCAGCTAGCCGGCGTCGAGGGCGTCATGCCCGCTTTGGCGCTCGCCTGCTGCCGCATCGCCATGACCCGCGTCGCGAAGGATGTGCTCGCCGTCTATACCGGCGAGCGGACGAGCGAGCTGATCCTGACCGGGCAGATCCAGCGCGGCGACGGCGCGTCGATCTATGCCGCGATCCTGTTTGCCGATCTCAAGGACTTCACGTCGCTTAACGAAAAGCATGAGCCGCACGATATCGTCGACTGGCTGAACGAGCATTTCGACGCGATCGGCAAGCCGGTTGTCGAGGAAGGTGGCGAGATCCTGAAATTCATGGGCGACAGCCTGCTGGCGATCTTCCCGGTGCAGGCTGCCGATACGGCGCAGGCCTGCCGTCTGGCGCTGTCGGCCGCGCAAAGGGCGCTTGCCACAAACGACGCGCTCAATCAGGGCAGGCGGGAACGCGGCGAACCTGAGCTCCTTGTCGATATCGTGCTGCATCTTGGCGAAATCTTCTACGGCAATGTCGGCACCGACCGGCGCCTCGATTTCACTGTCATCGGCCGGGCCGTCAACGAGGCGTCGCGGATGGAAAAGCTCGCCGATGCGCTGGAAACCAACCTGCTGGCCTCGGCGCAATTTGCGGCCCAGACCGGCCGCGCCTTCCGGGCGGCTGGGCATTTCAAGCTCCGCGGCGTCGAGGAACCGGCCGAGATCTATGCCTGGACGGGCGCGGTTTGACCGCCTGCGGTTTGTTCGGATTTTGTTAAACATAAACTAAAATCTTAATCATCGGCCGCGCTCCGATCCGCATTTTCGTGCGTTCCTCCATCATGCGACAACGGAGGGAAACCGGATGGCAGTCGTGATGATCGTGGAAGACGAAGCCCTGATCCGCTTTGCATTGGCCGATGAACTGATCGCCTGCGGGCATATGGTGATCGAGTGCTGCAATGTGCTGGAGGCGCTTGCGGTTCTCGGTAAAGACGGCGAGGTCGATGCCGTAGTCACTGACGTCGATATGCCCGGCGGGTTGAGCGGGCTGGACCTCAGCCGGCTGCTCGTGGCCACAAGGCCGTCGCTGCCGCTCTGGGTGACCTCGGGCCGGGAGGTTGATATCTCCGCTTTGGGTCCGGCAGCGGCTTTCCTGCCGAAGCCTTATGACATGAGGGCGCTCGCCTGCGAAATCGCGCGGCGGGAGGCGATGTCCGCCGAGCGCTCGGCCTCCTTCGGCTGAGCCTCAGGGGCTGGTCAGGTACTCCACCAGCTTGCGGGCATGGACGGGCAGGGCGGCGAAGCTGCGGGCGCAGAGCAGCAGATGGCGAAGCGCCCAGGCATCGGTGAGTGGGATCACACCGAGTACCATTTCGGCCTGATAGCGCCGTGCATAAACGTCTGGAACGATGGCGAGGCCGACGCCGCTGCTGGCCATGGCGCAGATGTCCTCGAAACTGTCGAGCCGCACGCGAAGCTTGAACTGCCGGCCCTCGCGGGCGGCATGGGCCGACAGGTGCCCCTGCAGCGCGCTGTCCGCCGGCAGGCCGACGAAGGGTTCGCAGAGGATATCGCGGAACGCCACCGACCCCTCTGCGACCAGCGGATGGTCCAGCGCGGCCACGACGACGAGGCGGTCGATCTCAAAGGGGCGGGTTTCGAGCGATCCTGTCTCGCTCGTATCGGCGGCAATGCCGAGATCGGCGAGGCCACCTGCGACAGCGGCGACGACATCCGGGCTCTGCTTTTCCTGCAGGTCGATATCGATCGCCGGGTGGTCGGCCAAGAAGTGGCGCAGTCTGGCCGGAAGATGCGCCATAGCGGCGCGGCCGGAAAACAGCCGGACCTGGCCGCGCAATCCTCCCGCGTAAAGCTGCAGGTCGCCGCGCATCTGCTCCATTTGCCCGAGGACGATGCGGGCGTGATGGGTCAGCGCCTCTCCCGCCGGCGTCGGCCGGACGCCGCGTGCCTCGCGCTCCAGCAGCGGGATGCCGCTCGTCTCCTCCATCCCGCGGATGCGGGCGCTCGCTGACGGCAGCGCCATGCCCGATCTCTCGGCGCCCTGTGTGATGCTTTGCGCTTCGACGACATGCAGGAAGAGACGAAGGTCGGTCAGATCGAAGCGCATAGTCCCTCCCGCGTCAGGCCTTCGTATTTTCCGAAGCCTTGCCTTGTATCTTCCGCATTGTGCGAAATCGCCGGCTGCCGATCATGCTTGATATGATCTTGGAGCCGGATTGGATATGGACGCTTCGGAAAAAATCTTGCGTGTCTTCGCTTTTCGCCTGGCACTTCTCGTGCTGGCCGTCACCGTGGCAAGGGGCCTGCCTGACAACAGGGCAGACGACGCTCTGGCGGGATCGATTGCGGTCGCCAGTCTTACGCCCGAATGTGGATCAGCCCCGCTGCAGGGCGGCGAGGCTGATCCAGACATAAGCGACATGTATCTGCATGACTGAGGCGCGGCTTCCCGCATCCTCAGGCGGTATCATTCCTCGTCGCCGAACATGTCCATTTCTTCTTCCGGGGCCTCCTGCTGAGGCTCGGCGGCCTGCGCCTCGTTGCCGCCCATCATGCCCATGACGGCATTGGTCAGCAGCATGCCGCCGGCGACACCCATTGCCGTCTGCGCGGCACCGGCGAGGAAGCCGCCACCGGCACGCGGTGCCATCGGAGCGGCATGACCGTATCCCTGGTTCGGAGCGCCACCCCAGGGGGAGGCGGGAGCGGCATCGTATCTCTGCGGGCGGGCGACCGCGCGCTGCGGCGGGTTGCTGCTGCCGAACATCGACGCGAAGAAGCCGCCGCGCTGCGGCTGCGCACTGGAGCTCAACATCTCCAGTTCCTCGATGCGGCGCTGGGCGGCCTCGAGCGCCTGTTCCTGCACGACGATCGTCTGCGCCATGTAATAGGGCGCGCCGGGCTGCTGGGTGATGCGCTCGTTGATGAACTGTTCGGATTGCGTGTCGCGCGGCGCCGATTGCCGCTCAACATTGGCGAGCTTGGTGAAAAGGCTGTCGATGGCCTGCTGATCGTTGCGATCCATGCATGTCTCCTTGGCGGTGGTATCCGCGGTGGTCAAATCAGGGTTTAGTTGGGTGCGCGCAGCGCAAATGCCGGCCGGGCCGGTGCAGCCGGGCTCTCGGGCGAGAAAACCGGCGGAGCCCATTTGCGGGCGGCCCGTGTTTCGGGCAGGGCGTAGCGCGAGAGTTGATTTCCGGAAGCGGAAAGTCGTGTGATGGTCCTCATACCTGCATGTACGAAGCAGGAGGCCGATAGCTTCCATCACAAAGATTTTATTCCGGCGCCGTCAAAACGCCGGATCTGGCGGCAGCGGTCAGTTCTCGATCTGCTGCTCGGCGACGACGCTGGCGACCACCTCGTCGGCGCCATTCGGATAGGTCGGCAGGTCGAGCGTCACGGCTTCCTTGAAACCCTCGCGTTCGATCGAGAAGAATTTGCGCACCCGCACTTCGCCATTCTGCTGGCCGGAGGCGGTGGCGCTTTTCGCCGCGATGAGATCGCGTTCGAATTGCGCGGCGTCGACCCCGGCAAAGGCCATGGTGCAGCTTTCGACCGGCTTCTCGCCGACGGTCGCCTTGGCGATGACGATCGCTTCGAACGGCTTGTCGCCACCCGTCTGGGTGATCCAGCCGTCGAAGGCGGTCGGCTCATCGAGCGGCAGGATGCCGAGGGTCATGTCCTGCGACAGCGCTCCCCACCCGCTTTCCTTCGCGAGCGCCGCCGTGCGGTCATAGCGCGGCCCTTCGTTCATGCACTTTTCAGCGAAATCGGCAAAGGGCGAGGGTGCCGCCGCCTCTTGGGCAGACGCGGAGCCAGCGGCGGCCAGAGCTGCGATTGCGAGCGCGGTTATCTTCAGGGTCGTCGTGGATTTGCTCATCGAATGTCCAGTTCCGCGCAGTCGTGCTCTGTGAACTACCAGATAGGCGATGCCGCGAGAAAACGCCACAGCAGGTCATGGCCCTCATCCGGAAACGGCGATCGAATGTCAATCCGGAGAGCCGCCCTCGATGTTCGGATCGTAATCGCCGAGCGCCTTCTGGACGGTCTTGTTCCGGGCATAGCGGTGCTTCAGCCGGGCCAGCTCTGTGTCGCTTCCGCTGCACAGCGTGCGCAGCTGCTGATCGATTTCTGCCTGCCGTTCTTCGTCGGGCGAGGCTTCGCCGCGGAAATGGTCGCAATCATCGCGGCGGCTGATGAAGGCCCTGACGTCGTCGGGCAGGGTGGCGTCATCTGCGAGACATGGCGCGGCGAGGCAGAACTGGACCAGGGCCGAGCCGGCATATGTCAGCCGCCGCCCGGCCATCATTCGATCTGCATGTCGAGTTGCTGGGCAATCTCCTCATAGTGGCGGGCCGACGCGGCGTTGCCCTCCTTGGCATAGTGGGTGCCAACTGCCCGCGCCGCCTTTGCCGCGGCATGGAAGGCGTCAAGGCGATCCTGCGGCTCAAGCTCGGGGCTGCCGCCGATATCGCCGTTGCTGAAGCGG encodes the following:
- a CDS encoding ROK family transcriptional regulator, whose product is MSDTQRISRKFSQRAVMEAIIQSGPISRASIAKQTNLSKQTISEIVRQLELDGWIQETGRTTGHIGRSAVTYELIPDAAFIAAVDLGGTKVRVAIADLAFHVFAEEVAPTDRRGGQFVVDQIADLCWQAAARQNIPREKIRMAVIGAPGAPEKLTGRILLAPNIPGFDAMDVASALEKALGFNVTLENDVNLCVIGENWLGQGQGIDNLAYIAVGTGIGGGLMVNGQLVRGVGNAAGELGFLPFGANPFEPESLRTGAYERVAASFGIIERYQTLSGQAATVPEIFEKAAGGDGDATTVLDDTARLVAQGIAAIAAIANPQKVILGGSIGLRDELIERVRTFLPQCFPYPVEVEKSALGAQAAIVGAIAIGLGHLHNALFGADAPDSRMSLPPAETMHFREAAR
- a CDS encoding adenylate/guanylate cyclase domain-containing protein, whose product is MNGLADLIAWIIAQGLAADDIDALLEGLSLRLTEQGFPLLRASIAMPSIDPKHRGLSVAWYRDTGISKEAQEHGEEGEALFRRSPISYLLQNQLEFMRWSLPANAETPPFPVLKDLSDLGATDFVIKITPFPGDTALAGASFSIATDQQGGFTESQLAGVEGVMPALALACCRIAMTRVAKDVLAVYTGERTSELILTGQIQRGDGASIYAAILFADLKDFTSLNEKHEPHDIVDWLNEHFDAIGKPVVEEGGEILKFMGDSLLAIFPVQAADTAQACRLALSAAQRALATNDALNQGRRERGEPELLVDIVLHLGEIFYGNVGTDRRLDFTVIGRAVNEASRMEKLADALETNLLASAQFAAQTGRAFRAAGHFKLRGVEEPAEIYAWTGAV
- a CDS encoding response regulator codes for the protein MAVVMIVEDEALIRFALADELIACGHMVIECCNVLEALAVLGKDGEVDAVVTDVDMPGGLSGLDLSRLLVATRPSLPLWVTSGREVDISALGPAAAFLPKPYDMRALACEIARREAMSAERSASFG
- a CDS encoding LysR substrate-binding domain-containing protein, with protein sequence MRFDLTDLRLFLHVVEAQSITQGAERSGMALPSASARIRGMEETSGIPLLEREARGVRPTPAGEALTHHARIVLGQMEQMRGDLQLYAGGLRGQVRLFSGRAAMAHLPARLRHFLADHPAIDIDLQEKQSPDVVAAVAGGLADLGIAADTSETGSLETRPFEIDRLVVVAALDHPLVAEGSVAFRDILCEPFVGLPADSALQGHLSAHAAREGRQFKLRVRLDSFEDICAMASSGVGLAIVPDVYARRYQAEMVLGVIPLTDAWALRHLLLCARSFAALPVHARKLVEYLTSP
- a CDS encoding DUF2076 domain-containing protein, whose product is MDRNDQQAIDSLFTKLANVERQSAPRDTQSEQFINERITQQPGAPYYMAQTIVVQEQALEAAQRRIEELEMLSSSAQPQRGGFFASMFGSSNPPQRAVARPQRYDAAPASPWGGAPNQGYGHAAPMAPRAGGGFLAGAAQTAMGVAGGMLLTNAVMGMMGGNEAQAAEPQQEAPEEEMDMFGDEE